One Roseimaritima multifibrata DNA window includes the following coding sequences:
- the lpdA gene encoding dihydrolipoyl dehydrogenase — protein sequence MHTPLVVLGGGPGGYAAAFLAADEGLDVTIVEAEARLGGTCLLRGCIPSKALLHVARVISEVDELRADWGVRYDANPEIDVDAVRARKEKVIDNLTGGLANLAKRRKVTVIRARGSFIDSKTMKLEGDDPSIPEGGQLTFDHCILATGSVPAMPPAFDIGSDKVMDSTGALALADIPETLLVVGGGYIGLEMGSVYAGLGSKVTVVELSDGLLPGADRDLVKPLAKRIEKMVDGRLWLNTKVGSMAESEDGKVEVTFEGPGKFGHERFDRVLVSIGRRPVSRGLGLENTKVVVNERGFVECDSQQRTADPHILAIGDVAGDPMLAHKASHEGRVAAEVVAGKPSVFDKAAIPAVVFTDPEIAWAGLTEEEAKNAGRNYEVAVYPWAASGRAQALGRTEGLTKWLVDPDTKRVIGCGIVGAGAGELIAEAVLALEMGCEVGDIAETVHAHPTLGETLMNSAEVFFGTATEIYKPKRAKS from the coding sequence ATGCATACTCCACTGGTTGTTTTGGGAGGTGGCCCTGGTGGCTACGCGGCGGCTTTCTTGGCTGCTGACGAAGGGCTAGACGTCACGATCGTCGAAGCCGAAGCTCGCCTGGGCGGAACTTGCTTGCTGCGTGGCTGTATCCCCAGCAAAGCACTTCTTCATGTCGCTCGAGTCATCAGTGAAGTCGATGAACTGCGTGCCGATTGGGGTGTCCGCTACGACGCGAACCCTGAAATCGATGTCGACGCTGTGCGGGCGAGAAAAGAAAAGGTCATCGATAATTTAACGGGCGGCCTGGCCAATTTGGCCAAGCGACGCAAGGTCACCGTGATCCGGGCTCGTGGTTCATTTATCGATTCCAAAACAATGAAACTGGAAGGGGACGATCCTTCCATCCCCGAAGGTGGACAGCTGACCTTCGATCACTGCATTCTGGCTACCGGAAGTGTGCCAGCGATGCCTCCTGCCTTCGATATTGGCAGCGACAAGGTGATGGACAGCACCGGAGCCCTCGCGCTGGCCGACATCCCGGAAACGTTGTTGGTTGTCGGTGGTGGTTACATCGGGCTGGAAATGGGCAGCGTTTACGCAGGCCTTGGCAGTAAAGTCACGGTGGTCGAACTGAGCGACGGTTTGTTGCCCGGCGCCGACCGCGATCTGGTCAAACCGCTGGCGAAACGGATCGAGAAAATGGTTGACGGACGCCTTTGGTTGAACACCAAAGTCGGTTCGATGGCCGAGTCCGAAGATGGCAAGGTCGAAGTCACGTTCGAAGGCCCTGGCAAGTTCGGTCATGAACGATTCGATCGAGTCCTCGTGTCGATCGGTCGCCGCCCTGTCTCCAGAGGCTTAGGGCTGGAAAATACAAAAGTGGTTGTCAACGAACGCGGGTTTGTGGAGTGCGATTCGCAGCAGCGGACCGCAGATCCACACATCCTGGCAATCGGTGACGTCGCTGGCGATCCAATGTTGGCTCACAAAGCCAGCCACGAAGGGCGCGTTGCCGCTGAAGTTGTTGCGGGCAAACCATCGGTATTCGACAAAGCGGCGATCCCTGCGGTTGTCTTCACCGATCCTGAAATCGCTTGGGCTGGATTGACCGAAGAAGAAGCGAAAAACGCCGGCCGCAATTACGAGGTGGCTGTTTATCCTTGGGCTGCCAGTGGTCGTGCTCAAGCACTCGGACGGACCGAAGGTTTGACCAAATGGCTGGTCGATCCCGATACCAAACGCGTTATCGGTTGTGGTATCGTCGGTGCAGGTGCAGGTGAACTGATCGCCGAAGCTGTTTTGGCACTCGAAATGGGCTGCGAAGTTGGTGATATCGCCGAAACCGTGCACGCCCATCCGACCCTTGGCGAAACGTTGATGAACTCCGCCGAGGTCTTCTTCGGAACGGCCACCGAGATTTACAAACCGAAGCGTGCCAAGTCGTAG
- a CDS encoding lipopolysaccharide biosynthesis protein, translating to MCANIVGILLAYAATILLARNLEPSEFESYIGAIATLGLLASLGEGGIGKYSLKIVPQYVLQKEAGLLGGFLRFALGSAILLGILLAGLAAIIELAVQVEEREKVVLEALVYLPVMAVVGVAIDFLLAFRMPVFATLLARIVIPLTTLICIGLTIQAERLSPSTAVFAFGAGSLICLPIAIGANFTKSEPLTLDSRPIFLAGPWFLNSLSFLVFSFLTAWIFRAPLVIMHHIPHSGNELALLAPALETGCLVLLLAKSTDKYFQPMISEYLTTNNWAEGRKMRWLRLQWIGFGITGFLGLVFFFGRTILGWYGDKYVVAYPSLCVIAIGSSIWTICSLAPTYLQYTDALRRLLGSLLGHAILLTVLTVWLNRMFGTFGVALAYAVSISSLSLCNMWLASGRLREVRQA from the coding sequence GTGTGTGCCAATATTGTGGGCATTTTACTGGCGTACGCAGCAACCATTTTGCTGGCAAGGAATTTGGAGCCCAGCGAATTTGAAAGCTACATCGGGGCAATTGCAACCCTGGGGCTGCTGGCCTCACTGGGCGAAGGGGGCATCGGAAAATACAGCCTAAAGATTGTGCCTCAGTATGTCTTGCAAAAAGAAGCCGGATTGCTGGGTGGTTTCCTGCGATTTGCCCTCGGTTCAGCCATCTTGCTGGGCATCCTATTGGCAGGGCTTGCCGCGATCATCGAACTTGCCGTCCAAGTCGAAGAACGAGAAAAGGTTGTCCTGGAAGCGTTGGTCTATCTGCCTGTCATGGCGGTCGTCGGAGTCGCGATCGACTTCTTACTAGCCTTTCGCATGCCTGTGTTTGCGACCTTACTGGCACGAATCGTGATCCCGTTGACGACCTTGATCTGCATCGGGTTAACCATCCAAGCGGAGAGGTTATCCCCTAGCACAGCGGTGTTCGCGTTTGGAGCGGGAAGCCTGATTTGCCTGCCGATCGCGATCGGTGCGAATTTCACAAAATCAGAACCATTGACGTTGGATTCCCGGCCGATCTTTCTTGCTGGCCCTTGGTTTCTGAACAGTCTCTCTTTTCTGGTTTTCAGTTTCCTTACCGCTTGGATCTTTCGAGCTCCGTTAGTGATCATGCATCACATTCCTCATTCAGGAAACGAACTCGCTTTATTGGCACCGGCGCTGGAAACGGGTTGTTTGGTTTTACTTTTGGCGAAATCGACCGACAAATATTTTCAACCGATGATTTCCGAATACCTCACCACAAATAACTGGGCAGAAGGCCGCAAGATGCGTTGGCTGCGACTGCAGTGGATCGGTTTTGGAATCACCGGTTTCCTGGGGCTCGTCTTCTTCTTTGGGAGAACGATCCTCGGTTGGTACGGCGACAAGTATGTGGTTGCGTACCCTTCGTTGTGCGTCATCGCGATCGGTTCCAGCATTTGGACGATCTGCTCCCTTGCCCCGACCTACCTTCAGTACACCGATGCACTAAGGCGTTTGCTAGGCTCTTTGCTCGGGCATGCCATTCTGCTGACAGTCCTTACGGTATGGCTTAACCGCATGTTTGGCACTTTCGGCGTCGCGCTCGCATACGCCGTATCCATCAGCTCACTTTCGCTATGCAACATGTGGTTGGCCAGCGGCCGACTGCGGGAAGTCCGGCAAGCGTAG
- the mtnA gene encoding S-methyl-5-thioribose-1-phosphate isomerase, producing the protein MNSELVKTKASTLPPTLQWVGGIDGFLRLIDQTKLPVEEVYFDCNSVEQTHDAIYRLVVRGAPAIGIAAAYGVSVAIGTAMKEQADARKAALAAIDYLATSRPTAVNLFWALDQMRVVVNEATDQELADRVLQKAKAIHEQDRQTCAAIGQHGAPLLNGCRNVLTHCNAGALAASEKGTALAVIYAAHELQPELHVYADETRPLLQGARLTAWELARSGVDVTVLCDNMAASLMQAGKVDAVVVGADRIAANGDAANKIGTYPLAIVARHHGVPFYVAAPVSTFDRTLADGAGIPIEQRDAREVSHPYGTQTAADGANIYNPAFDVTPAELITAIITDQGIIQPVNAANVAKTIGLS; encoded by the coding sequence ATGAATTCTGAATTGGTGAAGACAAAGGCGTCCACGCTTCCCCCGACCTTGCAGTGGGTCGGAGGCATCGACGGTTTTTTGCGTTTGATAGATCAGACGAAGCTACCGGTCGAAGAGGTCTACTTCGACTGTAACAGTGTCGAACAAACGCACGACGCCATTTATCGACTTGTGGTTCGTGGAGCTCCCGCAATCGGGATCGCAGCGGCCTACGGTGTCAGCGTCGCGATCGGTACTGCGATGAAGGAACAGGCCGATGCACGCAAAGCGGCTCTGGCGGCGATCGACTATTTAGCGACCAGTCGACCGACCGCGGTGAATCTTTTTTGGGCTCTCGATCAGATGCGAGTGGTCGTCAATGAAGCGACCGATCAAGAGCTAGCGGATCGCGTCCTCCAGAAGGCCAAAGCGATTCATGAGCAAGATCGGCAGACCTGTGCGGCCATTGGTCAGCATGGTGCGCCATTGCTGAACGGTTGCCGCAATGTGTTGACGCACTGCAATGCAGGGGCCTTGGCAGCATCGGAAAAGGGGACGGCGTTGGCAGTGATTTATGCTGCACACGAACTGCAACCTGAATTGCATGTTTACGCTGATGAGACTCGCCCACTTCTGCAGGGGGCGCGTTTGACTGCGTGGGAATTGGCTCGCTCGGGCGTTGACGTGACGGTTTTGTGCGACAACATGGCGGCCAGTTTAATGCAGGCCGGTAAGGTCGATGCCGTGGTCGTCGGGGCGGACCGGATTGCCGCAAACGGAGACGCAGCGAACAAGATTGGGACTTATCCGCTGGCGATTGTCGCGCGGCATCATGGCGTTCCTTTTTATGTTGCAGCGCCTGTTAGCACGTTTGATCGAACGTTGGCCGATGGGGCGGGGATTCCAATCGAACAACGCGACGCACGCGAAGTATCGCATCCATACGGAACGCAGACCGCCGCCGACGGGGCGAATATCTACAACCCCGCCTTCGATGTGACACCAGCCGAATTGATCACCGCAATCATCACTGACCAGGGGATCATCCAGCCAGTCAACGCCGCAAACGTCGCCAAGACAATCGGGTTGTCGTAA
- a CDS encoding DUF3386 family protein — MKRKELLRGIAAVLLLLPAIGHAEKPLDAPQKKGSSDQLARAAMKEAHDARAVWHHFPGFTAEVTIQTDAESHTGTILVTDDFDYELTISDDAIEPWIHSKLRSVIGHRRPGSAAVEVQVSEQKTSPEFGIFVARKDGSGTFRIENGLIREVLRKTDSNWLEITNVEMFDAGDGKVLPETSSVSYRDLQTGNLTKNVTNRFTWTRVGDFFLPSECFTIETGTEGSRQTRQLTFSNHKLTEPKKPLKVLESTSKLHNPLP; from the coding sequence ATGAAACGCAAAGAGCTATTACGCGGTATTGCCGCAGTCCTGCTGTTACTTCCAGCGATCGGACATGCGGAAAAGCCTCTCGACGCGCCCCAGAAAAAGGGTTCCAGTGACCAACTAGCCCGCGCAGCGATGAAAGAAGCCCATGACGCTCGAGCCGTCTGGCATCACTTCCCTGGTTTCACCGCAGAGGTGACGATCCAGACCGACGCCGAATCGCACACCGGAACCATTCTTGTTACCGACGACTTCGACTACGAACTGACGATCTCCGACGATGCCATCGAACCTTGGATTCATTCCAAACTTCGATCGGTCATCGGGCATCGTCGCCCCGGCAGCGCAGCCGTCGAAGTCCAAGTGTCCGAACAGAAGACTTCACCAGAGTTCGGCATTTTTGTCGCCAGGAAAGATGGCAGCGGGACCTTTCGAATCGAAAACGGTTTGATTCGCGAAGTCCTACGCAAGACCGATTCGAACTGGTTGGAAATCACCAATGTTGAAATGTTCGACGCAGGCGATGGAAAGGTTCTTCCAGAAACGTCTTCGGTTTCTTATCGCGATCTGCAAACGGGCAACCTAACAAAAAACGTTACCAATCGCTTCACCTGGACTCGGGTCGGAGATTTCTTCCTACCCAGCGAGTGTTTCACGATTGAAACCGGAACCGAAGGTTCGCGTCAAACGCGTCAACTAACCTTTAGCAACCACAAGCTTACAGAACCGAAGAAGCCCCTCAAGGTTCTTGAATCGACTTCGAAACTCCATAATCCACTTCCATAG
- the rpsD gene encoding 30S ribosomal protein S4, with protein sequence MARYTGPKARINRRLGALIYETSGASKALDRRPAPPGMHTRGRRPSNYGIALMEKQKIKHYYGLGERQLRRYFDAVSRRSGNTGELLLLMCESRLDNVVRRCGFAKTRPQARQGVVHGHFFVNGTKVAKPNYLLRPGDIIEVRNREKLKDVYRGVIANSSPDALDWVAFDSENLKATVQGLPGPSDISLPVDANAVVEFLSR encoded by the coding sequence ATGGCACGTTACACAGGTCCAAAAGCTCGCATCAATCGTCGCCTTGGGGCGCTCATTTATGAAACATCGGGTGCATCGAAAGCCCTCGATCGCCGCCCAGCCCCTCCGGGAATGCACACCCGGGGACGTCGTCCCAGTAACTACGGGATCGCGTTGATGGAGAAGCAGAAGATCAAGCATTACTACGGTCTAGGGGAACGTCAGCTTCGTCGTTACTTTGATGCTGTTAGTCGTCGTTCAGGCAACACCGGTGAATTGTTGTTGTTGATGTGCGAATCCCGCTTGGACAACGTTGTCCGTCGCTGTGGATTTGCCAAGACTCGCCCACAAGCTCGTCAAGGCGTTGTGCACGGTCACTTCTTCGTTAACGGTACGAAGGTTGCCAAGCCTAACTACCTGCTTCGTCCAGGCGACATCATCGAAGTACGTAACCGCGAAAAACTGAAAGATGTTTATCGTGGCGTTATCGCTAACTCCAGTCCTGACGCGCTTGATTGGGTCGCTTTCGATAGCGAAAACCTAAAAGCAACCGTCCAGGGATTGCCAGGGCCAAGCGACATTAGTTTGCCCGTCGATGCAAACGCCGTCGTCGAATTCTTGTCGCGATAG
- a CDS encoding FAD-dependent oxidoreductase — protein MISKTAVLAKIAFMGLFVGAFYCSSFVDAQSQATAPSVVVYGATPAGFCAAIAAAREGAAVTLVEPSHHVGGVNTGGLSFSDSNQTVRTTVMGLFDEWHTRIAADYAGRGQPLHYDVSEKNNAKWTYEPHVAARVTKAMLAEAGVDVQPNQVLTSVDLEAGRIQAILCKDRRFAADVFVDATYEGDLMAAAGVEWTIGREGRAAYSEKLAGKQYTKGTIPVSGLDSNGQLLPLLTATEGGDEEAGDRHVMVYSFRLCLTKNPENRVDFPAPETYDPKRFEAVRRYYLQVKRPHLLWDIYPLPNDKFDANNGIGKQFSMGLVGGGDDWCETPFTERSELWQKHRQYTLELYHFLTTDESVPEHLRKQMAEYGLCRDEFPETDHWSPQLYVREGRRMRGMHVLTENDVLRDPEKSDPIAVSSFPIDSHDCQRIGTAESIRNEGTIFPVRMAGRPHGYPYHVPYRSILPVKSDCENLLVPVALSATHVAFSSIRVEPTWMILGQSAGIAAALSAKQNVAVQDLPYPALQKQLLAQGQVLELPELAPLPPPAQPVGLKVSDLEGIVLDDATAEITGAWSTSRLFNPHIGSGYLHDGGDGEGDLSATFSGKVPASGNYEIRMAYSPHSSRSSRVPLEVRNGDTVKEFKVDQTVPLPVGQAFRKIGEIELRKGEPLTVTIRNQDCDGFVILDAIQFLPKL, from the coding sequence ATGATCTCTAAGACTGCGGTACTCGCCAAAATAGCATTTATGGGGCTCTTTGTCGGAGCGTTTTATTGTAGTTCATTTGTTGATGCGCAATCGCAAGCAACCGCTCCTAGCGTGGTGGTCTATGGGGCGACGCCGGCTGGTTTTTGTGCGGCGATCGCGGCGGCTCGTGAAGGGGCTGCGGTCACACTGGTGGAACCGAGCCACCACGTCGGCGGGGTGAATACAGGCGGCCTGAGTTTTAGTGATTCGAACCAAACGGTGCGGACAACCGTGATGGGCTTGTTTGATGAATGGCATACACGCATCGCAGCCGATTATGCCGGTCGCGGCCAACCGCTTCATTACGACGTCAGTGAAAAGAACAATGCAAAGTGGACCTATGAACCACACGTCGCTGCTCGTGTGACCAAGGCAATGTTGGCAGAGGCTGGCGTGGACGTCCAACCGAATCAGGTCCTTACCTCGGTCGATCTAGAAGCGGGGCGGATCCAAGCAATCCTTTGCAAAGATCGACGTTTCGCCGCAGACGTTTTTGTCGACGCGACTTACGAAGGGGATCTAATGGCGGCTGCGGGCGTGGAGTGGACGATTGGCCGCGAAGGTCGCGCAGCGTACTCGGAGAAACTGGCTGGAAAGCAATACACAAAAGGAACCATTCCCGTCTCCGGTCTGGATTCAAATGGTCAGCTCCTTCCTTTGTTGACCGCCACCGAAGGTGGGGACGAAGAGGCTGGTGATCGCCACGTGATGGTCTACAGTTTTCGTTTGTGCTTAACAAAGAATCCCGAAAACCGGGTCGATTTCCCGGCTCCCGAAACTTACGATCCGAAACGTTTTGAAGCGGTTCGACGTTACTACTTGCAAGTCAAACGGCCGCACTTGCTGTGGGATATTTATCCTCTGCCCAATGATAAATTTGATGCAAACAACGGGATCGGAAAACAGTTTTCGATGGGGCTGGTTGGCGGAGGCGACGATTGGTGTGAAACGCCGTTCACCGAACGCAGTGAACTCTGGCAAAAACATCGCCAGTACACTTTGGAACTTTATCATTTCCTAACCACCGACGAATCGGTTCCCGAGCATCTTCGCAAACAGATGGCCGAGTACGGACTGTGCCGTGACGAATTTCCGGAAACCGATCATTGGTCGCCGCAGTTGTATGTTCGCGAAGGACGCCGAATGCGAGGCATGCACGTGTTGACCGAAAACGACGTTCTGCGTGATCCAGAGAAATCGGATCCGATCGCGGTTTCCTCGTTCCCGATCGATTCGCATGATTGCCAGCGGATCGGAACCGCAGAGAGTATCCGAAACGAAGGGACTATTTTTCCGGTTCGGATGGCGGGACGACCTCATGGTTATCCGTACCACGTTCCCTATCGTTCGATTTTGCCGGTCAAATCGGACTGCGAAAACCTGCTGGTTCCGGTTGCTCTATCCGCGACCCACGTTGCTTTTTCATCCATTCGCGTCGAACCGACCTGGATGATACTTGGGCAGAGCGCCGGGATCGCTGCGGCATTAAGTGCAAAGCAAAACGTTGCCGTTCAGGATCTGCCCTACCCTGCCCTGCAAAAGCAATTGTTGGCTCAAGGTCAAGTTTTGGAATTGCCCGAATTGGCGCCCCTTCCCCCGCCTGCCCAACCGGTTGGCTTGAAGGTTTCGGATCTAGAGGGAATCGTTTTGGATGATGCAACAGCGGAAATAACGGGAGCGTGGAGCACGTCCAGGCTTTTCAACCCGCACATCGGTTCGGGGTACCTGCATGACGGCGGGGATGGGGAAGGCGACCTGAGTGCAACGTTTAGCGGAAAGGTTCCTGCAAGCGGAAACTACGAGATCCGCATGGCTTATTCGCCGCATTCCTCACGCTCGTCACGGGTTCCTCTCGAAGTCCGCAATGGAGATACGGTCAAGGAATTCAAGGTCGATCAAACCGTGCCCCTGCCAGTGGGCCAGGCATTTCGAAAGATAGGAGAAATCGAATTGCGTAAAGGTGAACCGCTCACCGTAACCATCCGCAATCAAGATTGCGATGGATTCGTAATTCTAGATGCGATTCAATTCCTCCCAAAGTTGTAG